The following coding sequences lie in one Capnocytophaga stomatis genomic window:
- a CDS encoding imm11 family protein, whose amino-acid sequence MKVYKLQPKLRAECTYVTVKASTDRMFDYFVAPDGNGKFLQYMQLTGKADVGVKDSDLEKVDFLIGFVSLPIFSERFVEVLSKEVGDEITFFRIEIEAKTVKKPFFVAKINRYLELIDYEKSDTEEIDGELAPDYFGNIVYNENLPEFYIARDKHSYTDWFISEKMKNLIEKYKLYVNIK is encoded by the coding sequence ATGAAAGTGTACAAATTACAACCCAAATTGCGAGCCGAATGCACTTATGTAACGGTTAAAGCCTCAACGGACAGAATGTTTGATTATTTCGTCGCCCCCGACGGAAACGGAAAATTCCTGCAATATATGCAATTGACGGGCAAAGCCGATGTAGGCGTAAAAGACTCGGACTTGGAAAAAGTTGATTTTCTGATAGGTTTTGTGAGTTTGCCCATTTTTTCCGAGCGATTTGTGGAAGTTCTTTCAAAAGAAGTTGGCGATGAAATCACTTTTTTTCGGATAGAAATTGAAGCAAAAACCGTCAAAAAACCATTTTTTGTAGCAAAAATCAATCGATATTTGGAGCTCATTGATTATGAAAAATCAGACACCGAAGAAATAGACGGAGAATTGGCACCGGACTATTTTGGAAATATCGTATATAACGAAAATCTGCCCGAGTTTTATATCGCTCGTGATAAACATAGCTATACCGATTGGTTTATTTCTGAAAAAATGAAAAACTTAATCGAAAAATATAAATTATATGTCAACATTAAGTAA
- a CDS encoding DUF6620 family protein, with amino-acid sequence MFGKFFNKSKKEEKPFQGGWNEEEGVYYAKGSYDNEVEYNNEIICIINKCDYNMEDMNEAMDDKDYVRAEKVRLQWKKDLQHYINEVKHLGAYKGDNSFIEAAIKFFRFYDELMDNGYKILIQLRAEGKRGTPEEQAQLKENNKRIQKNMDKLNRFSDEFLERHGYEDDDDEDDDYDEQNPVNYSGFVNPFMNITHDANNPLLQPIHGVSLQDYAAAAANMANGMTDEQVCKRLGIELPLWDEANQLWIKRMQQDTSFTVMSLYGQYFGQAHSHPKFGKQANNQPKDDYLTRISTDEKFYYELCGARQAAYEAGLDGAQWIEDNYGISLGDFQSVAMKWMSNMINMLPYQQQKQKEYAKKFAEESGGNIADDIEF; translated from the coding sequence ATGTTCGGAAAATTTTTCAATAAATCAAAAAAAGAAGAAAAACCCTTCCAAGGAGGATGGAATGAGGAAGAAGGTGTGTACTATGCCAAAGGCTCCTACGATAATGAGGTAGAATACAATAATGAAATCATTTGTATCATCAATAAATGTGATTACAATATGGAAGATATGAATGAAGCGATGGATGATAAAGATTACGTTCGTGCCGAAAAAGTCAGGCTACAATGGAAAAAAGATTTACAGCATTACATAAACGAAGTAAAACATCTTGGAGCGTACAAGGGAGATAATTCTTTTATTGAAGCCGCCATTAAATTCTTCCGGTTTTATGACGAACTGATGGATAACGGTTATAAAATTCTTATACAACTACGAGCTGAAGGCAAACGAGGCACACCTGAAGAACAAGCCCAGCTGAAAGAAAACAACAAACGTATTCAAAAGAATATGGACAAACTGAATCGTTTCAGCGATGAATTCCTTGAACGACACGGCTACGAAGATGACGACGATGAAGATGATGATTACGATGAACAAAATCCGGTAAATTACAGCGGATTTGTTAATCCGTTTATGAATATAACACACGATGCCAATAATCCGTTATTGCAACCCATCCACGGAGTTTCGCTTCAGGATTATGCTGCTGCCGCTGCCAATATGGCAAACGGAATGACCGATGAGCAAGTTTGTAAAAGGTTAGGCATTGAACTTCCGTTATGGGACGAAGCCAATCAGCTTTGGATAAAACGAATGCAGCAAGACACCTCTTTTACTGTGATGTCGCTTTATGGGCAATACTTTGGTCAAGCTCATTCTCACCCGAAATTTGGTAAACAAGCCAACAATCAACCAAAAGATGATTATCTCACACGAATTTCCACCGATGAAAAGTTCTATTACGAGCTTTGCGGAGCAAGGCAAGCCGCATACGAAGCAGGATTAGATGGAGCACAATGGATTGAGGACAATTACGGAATTTCACTTGGTGATTTTCAAAGTGTGGCAATGAAATGGATGAGCAATATGATTAATATGCTTCCGTATCAGCAGCAAAAGCAAAAAGAATACGCCAAAAAATTCGCTGAAGAAAGCGGAGGCAATATCGCCGATGACATCGAATTTTAA
- a CDS encoding phospholipase A, whose protein sequence is MRKLLFTLFLIVGSILVSYAQETELPQPESPTKEVKHGRLGRTLSQMFEISDEDQKGMFRPTSYKPMYVIPFRWTDKFNRQPVNFNSNRGNPPYQDYQNVEAKFQVSIKTKIWQDVLWGKGDLWVGFTQQAYWQVFNSELSRPFREINYEPEIMYIMPLNLSAGDFKWRMLGLSVNHQSNGKEQLYSRSWNRVILMTAFEWDEFIFLANFWRRFSEKNDEDDNPEIENYIGRSEFNVYYSTSRNIFHLTYRNNLNFKKNRGFAEFTYTHRFNSGLRLFAQVSHGYGDSLIEYNHKQTTIGVGVSLFEF, encoded by the coding sequence ATGAGAAAATTACTTTTTACGTTGTTTTTAATTGTTGGTTCTATTTTGGTTAGTTATGCTCAGGAAACAGAGTTACCTCAGCCTGAATCACCTACTAAAGAGGTAAAACACGGACGTTTGGGGCGTACTCTTTCGCAAATGTTTGAAATTAGTGATGAAGACCAAAAGGGAATGTTCCGACCGACTTCCTACAAACCGATGTACGTAATTCCGTTTCGGTGGACGGACAAATTCAATCGTCAGCCGGTGAATTTCAACTCAAACAGAGGAAACCCACCATATCAGGACTATCAAAATGTAGAAGCAAAGTTCCAAGTAAGTATAAAAACCAAAATTTGGCAAGACGTTCTTTGGGGCAAAGGTGATCTTTGGGTTGGTTTCACGCAACAAGCTTACTGGCAAGTGTTTAATTCCGAACTTTCACGCCCTTTCCGTGAAATCAATTATGAACCCGAAATAATGTACATAATGCCTTTGAACCTTTCTGCCGGGGATTTCAAATGGCGAATGTTAGGTCTGTCGGTTAATCATCAGTCTAACGGAAAGGAACAATTATATTCTCGCAGTTGGAATAGGGTGATATTGATGACAGCCTTTGAATGGGACGAATTCATTTTCTTGGCTAATTTCTGGAGAAGATTTTCCGAGAAAAATGATGAAGACGATAATCCGGAAATAGAAAATTATATCGGACGTTCTGAATTTAACGTGTATTACAGTACATCACGTAATATATTTCATCTTACATATCGTAACAACCTTAATTTTAAGAAAAACAGAGGGTTTGCAGAGTTCACTTACACACATCGCTTTAATTCAGGATTGAGGCTATTCGCGCAGGTTTCTCACGGATATGGCGATTCACTTATCGAATATAATCACAAACAAACAACCATCGGGGTAGGAGTGTCGCTGTTTGAATTTTAA
- a CDS encoding YfcC family protein, with translation MKRFLKFPTPYTVLMIVIVIAAGLTFLLPSGKYDTLSYDSVQNVFVVSSKGETQTLPATQETLTEKNISISVEKFKEGKIKKPVSIPNTYKQDEAKPQGFLEILYAPIKGIYDTIDIILFVLVLGGFIGIFNSSGTLNEGVGYLAYRLKGKEGILIILVFTLIALGGTFFGLAEETLAFYPMLIPVFLAAGYDLMVPLAVIYLGSCVGTMASTVNPFSVIIASDAVGVDWTTGMVTRLVMLVLSTVISLVYIIRYAEKVKRNPQASVAYGASLPESLHNEKAVPVEQLKLSSKLLLIVFGLSFLVMILGVSQWGWWFQEMTALFLVASVIIAVLQRAGEEQSIAHFLTGAKDLLGVAFIIGIARGVTFILNDGQISDTILYYSSNLVSGMSPVLFLPVLMFIFVILTLFISSSSGMAVVTMPIMGGLASVVGVEGQSVVNAYLFGMGLMSFITPTGLILPSLAMVNLNYKQWLRFVMPLMLILIVLAIGVLLAEYYL, from the coding sequence ATGAAACGGTTTTTAAAATTTCCTACACCTTACACGGTGCTGATGATTGTTATTGTAATTGCGGCAGGATTAACTTTTTTGTTGCCTTCGGGGAAGTATGATACGCTTTCTTACGATAGTGTTCAGAATGTATTTGTTGTAAGTTCAAAGGGAGAAACACAAACTCTGCCAGCTACACAAGAAACCCTGACCGAAAAAAACATTTCCATCAGTGTTGAAAAGTTTAAAGAAGGAAAAATCAAAAAACCGGTTTCTATCCCAAATACATACAAGCAAGATGAAGCCAAACCTCAAGGATTTTTAGAAATTCTTTATGCACCCATCAAAGGGATTTATGATACTATTGATATCATTTTGTTCGTGCTGGTTTTAGGGGGCTTTATCGGTATTTTTAACAGTTCCGGAACGCTTAATGAAGGCGTTGGTTATTTGGCTTATAGGCTTAAAGGCAAGGAAGGAATCCTTATTATTTTAGTTTTTACGCTCATCGCTTTGGGAGGAACTTTTTTCGGTTTGGCGGAAGAAACACTTGCCTTTTATCCGATGCTTATTCCTGTGTTTTTAGCTGCGGGATACGATTTGATGGTGCCTTTAGCTGTGATTTATCTGGGTTCGTGTGTGGGGACGATGGCTTCTACAGTGAATCCGTTCTCGGTCATTATTGCTTCGGATGCGGTGGGAGTAGATTGGACAACCGGAATGGTAACTCGGCTTGTAATGCTTGTACTTTCAACGGTAATTAGTTTGGTTTACATTATTCGTTATGCGGAAAAGGTAAAACGCAATCCGCAAGCCTCGGTAGCATATGGTGCTTCACTTCCCGAATCGTTGCACAATGAAAAAGCAGTTCCTGTTGAGCAGCTGAAACTGTCAAGCAAGTTATTATTGATTGTTTTTGGCTTGTCTTTCTTGGTGATGATTCTTGGAGTATCGCAATGGGGCTGGTGGTTTCAGGAAATGACGGCTTTGTTTTTAGTCGCTTCGGTAATCATTGCGGTTTTGCAGCGTGCAGGCGAAGAACAGTCCATCGCACACTTTTTGACGGGAGCGAAAGATTTACTCGGCGTGGCTTTCATCATCGGGATTGCTCGAGGGGTTACTTTTATACTCAATGACGGGCAAATTTCGGATACTATATTATATTATTCGTCGAACTTGGTAAGCGGAATGTCGCCGGTGTTGTTCTTGCCAGTATTGATGTTTATCTTTGTGATACTTACTTTATTTATTTCTTCTTCATCAGGAATGGCGGTAGTGACGATGCCTATTATGGGCGGATTAGCGTCGGTTGTGGGAGTAGAAGGACAAAGTGTGGTAAATGCATATTTGTTCGGAATGGGATTGATGAGTTTTATTACTCCAACCGGATTGATTTTGCCTTCGTTGGCTATGGTAAACCTCAATTACAAGCAATGGCTGCGATTTGTGATGCCATTAATGCTTATTTTAATTGTTTTAGCCATTGGAGTACTACTGGCAGAGTATTATCTGTAA
- a CDS encoding DUF302 domain-containing protein encodes MKKIYFIFIFLFSFMIMHGQNEQKEIQSVVSKYDFDTTLNRLLKSLEEKQLTVFANFDHQQNAKESAMEMPKSNVIVFGNPKVGTFLMLDNPDIALELPLKIAVVEDTNQKTSLIFTNVKLLANKYSLKNTAILEKMQKLMETIIIEASGREKICQ; translated from the coding sequence ATGAAAAAAATCTACTTTATTTTTATATTTTTATTTTCTTTTATGATTATGCACGGACAAAATGAGCAAAAAGAAATTCAGTCGGTAGTAAGTAAATATGATTTTGATACGACACTAAATCGTTTATTGAAATCTTTGGAAGAAAAACAACTAACTGTTTTTGCAAATTTTGACCATCAACAAAATGCAAAGGAATCAGCAATGGAAATGCCTAAAAGCAATGTGATTGTATTCGGAAATCCGAAAGTAGGCACTTTTTTAATGCTTGATAATCCTGATATTGCTTTAGAATTGCCTCTAAAAATTGCCGTAGTAGAAGATACCAATCAAAAAACATCTCTAATTTTCACTAATGTAAAACTTTTAGCTAATAAATATTCTTTAAAAAATACTGCTATTTTAGAAAAGATGCAAAAACTGATGGAAACTATCATCATTGAGGCTTCCGGAAGAGAGAAAATCTGTCAATAA
- a CDS encoding NTF2 fold immunity protein: protein MKKTANKQKKELAKTADKRLFFGKEYAESILEEVLTENEAHNLLPKDEFQIISDEKILLEVIEPILFKHYPQSVIEDQKPYEIHDLEQYFVVLGTLPIGMRGGTFEIIICKKDAQILKLSHSR, encoded by the coding sequence ATGAAAAAAACTGCAAACAAACAAAAGAAAGAACTTGCAAAAACAGCTGACAAACGCTTGTTTTTTGGAAAAGAATACGCTGAAAGCATTTTGGAAGAAGTTTTAACAGAAAACGAAGCACATAATTTGCTTCCCAAAGATGAATTTCAAATCATTTCCGATGAAAAAATACTGCTGGAAGTTATCGAGCCAATACTTTTCAAGCATTACCCACAATCGGTAATTGAAGACCAAAAGCCTTATGAAATACACGATTTGGAACAATATTTTGTCGTATTGGGAACACTTCCTATAGGAATGCGAGGAGGCACTTTTGAAATCATTATTTGCAAAAAAGACGCACAAATCTTAAAGCTGTCACATAGTAGATAA
- a CDS encoding SMI1/KNR4 family protein, translating into MLETLTEIKKIYQLPESEYTGFSEKELLSAEKRLNITFPKAFREYYLQMGKTESINQSHNYLFSPEKIDFDGDFLCFYEENQGVAYWGIHKNDLHLDNPPVWGNYGSEIQPNWVLQTEKTSDFWLYMAIYNGVLGGLTYNANALGSIFSEESYLSPEVVTYVRENFKKIEEISFVEQEIFQNHSAVISISFKVEDNRQEQATALFLGSSNQEEFDDLLDTLEDLGLQWSYISYEDDDNWEDEE; encoded by the coding sequence ATGCTGGAAACACTAACAGAAATCAAGAAAATATATCAACTTCCGGAAAGCGAATACACAGGATTTTCAGAAAAAGAGCTACTTTCGGCAGAAAAACGCTTGAACATCACATTTCCGAAGGCTTTTCGGGAATATTATCTGCAAATGGGCAAGACTGAAAGCATTAACCAGTCGCATAACTATTTATTTTCTCCTGAAAAAATAGACTTTGACGGAGATTTTCTCTGCTTTTATGAGGAAAATCAAGGTGTTGCTTATTGGGGAATTCACAAAAACGATTTGCATTTGGATAATCCGCCTGTTTGGGGAAATTACGGTTCTGAAATACAGCCTAATTGGGTGTTACAAACCGAAAAAACTTCTGATTTCTGGCTTTATATGGCAATCTACAATGGCGTTTTGGGCGGACTTACCTATAATGCCAATGCGTTGGGAAGTATTTTTTCAGAAGAATCATATCTCAGCCCTGAAGTTGTAACATATGTCCGAGAAAATTTCAAAAAAATTGAGGAAATCAGCTTTGTTGAGCAAGAAATTTTTCAAAATCATTCAGCGGTTATTAGTATCAGTTTCAAAGTTGAAGATAATCGGCAAGAGCAAGCAACGGCTTTGTTCTTAGGAAGCTCAAACCAAGAGGAATTTGATGATTTGCTGGACACTTTGGAGGATTTAGGCTTGCAATGGTCATATATTTCCTACGAAGATGATGATAATTGGGAAGACGAAGAATAA
- a CDS encoding SMI1/KNR4 family protein, whose translation MSVLGITSGDTLSLTEIREIEAKSQIKLPESYVTFLTEIQNDSQSYQLHEKAPYYGFYSLEKALEMNEEWQITLHEPFRYTNDFEFDDIIDFQEDTSSDNIEKRMETDIDFANLINKYSDTSNLNGTIPICEYGCGDFFRLVVNGEKKGEIWADCGCINLTGYYSLNVDVITFYENWLDRQIHLKSYPQDKMKYLQAYYPILEFGNNPKYKLEKID comes from the coding sequence CGGAGATACACTTTCATTAACTGAAATTCGTGAAATTGAAGCAAAATCACAAATAAAACTTCCGGAGAGTTATGTGACTTTTCTAACTGAAATTCAAAATGATAGCCAATCATATCAATTACACGAAAAAGCTCCTTACTATGGTTTTTATTCCTTAGAAAAAGCTTTGGAAATGAATGAAGAATGGCAAATCACACTCCACGAACCATTTCGCTACACAAATGATTTTGAGTTTGATGATATTATTGATTTTCAAGAAGATACTTCTTCGGATAACATCGAAAAGCGAATGGAAACAGATATTGATTTTGCTAACCTAATAAACAAGTACAGCGACACAAGTAACCTCAACGGAACTATCCCTATCTGTGAATATGGTTGTGGCGATTTCTTTCGCTTGGTTGTAAATGGAGAAAAGAAAGGAGAAATTTGGGCAGATTGTGGTTGCATCAATCTCACAGGATATTACTCTTTAAATGTGGATGTTATAACGTTCTATGAGAATTGGCTTGACAGGCAAATTCATTTAAAATCCTATCCTCAAGATAAAATGAAATATTTACAAGCCTACTATCCAATTTTAGAATTTGGCAACAATCCAAAATATAAATTAGAAAAAATTGATTAA
- a CDS encoding DUF6261 family protein, with amino-acid sequence MKKLFTTSKTTEIGDVSERLVVLFKKETSFADDAFLVSLFEEIETLSEQIIEAIKRDVIVSKLEEVDNARGKMIRSLNNILKGYQSMPIPKLKEAGEKLYKVFSKYGVSITRESYANQSSLTESLLQDFSATELESDISTLVGVSECISELRNAQKNFNEMRLEYEKTLVAQSQKPTASELKKVLITVINTKLVPYLIAVQLVNADKYGSFSATVAQIIEDNNAAVKRRSGARDKRKNSKDSNSKEQ; translated from the coding sequence ATGAAAAAACTATTTACAACATCTAAAACTACTGAAATAGGAGATGTTTCTGAGCGATTGGTAGTGCTTTTTAAGAAAGAAACATCTTTTGCTGATGATGCTTTTTTAGTTTCACTCTTTGAGGAAATTGAAACACTTTCGGAACAAATTATAGAGGCTATAAAACGTGATGTAATTGTTTCAAAACTTGAAGAGGTTGATAATGCACGTGGTAAAATGATTCGTTCATTAAACAATATATTAAAAGGTTATCAGTCGATGCCTATTCCGAAACTGAAGGAAGCAGGAGAGAAATTATATAAGGTATTTTCAAAATATGGCGTATCAATTACGCGTGAAAGTTATGCTAATCAATCATCGCTTACTGAATCACTTTTACAAGATTTCTCTGCTACGGAATTGGAAAGCGATATTTCAACACTTGTAGGGGTTTCGGAATGTATTTCGGAGCTTCGCAATGCCCAAAAAAACTTCAACGAAATGCGTTTGGAGTACGAGAAAACGTTAGTAGCTCAATCACAAAAGCCCACAGCTTCGGAGCTTAAAAAAGTGCTGATTACTGTTATCAACACCAAATTAGTGCCTTATCTTATAGCAGTGCAATTAGTAAATGCCGATAAATACGGTAGTTTTTCGGCCACTGTGGCACAAATCATTGAAGATAACAATGCCGCTGTAAAACGCAGAAGCGGGGCAAGGGATAAGAGAAAGAATTCAAAGGATTCAAATTCAAAAGAACAGTAA
- a CDS encoding DUF4303 domain-containing protein, translating into MTQEQKQKIQSLAEAEIRHSFQFIKNQTDKEGKDLVAYYFFLVDDFFAANNAGVTRQDIEAWKKTDDYDPEYDGLLNAIWSGVCELYEGDFIPVSETSENWLDSQPALYKEAYLLVEGLDDYDKYNKIRADFEQCIIDALKKCDEEGVFGNRKENGLLLFAFYSDDYDENGEGALLYRSAEALNDKKGFENIIK; encoded by the coding sequence ATGACTCAAGAACAAAAACAAAAAATTCAGAGTTTAGCAGAGGCAGAAATCCGCCATTCCTTCCAATTTATTAAAAATCAAACCGATAAGGAAGGTAAAGACCTTGTGGCATATTATTTCTTTTTGGTTGATGATTTTTTCGCAGCCAACAACGCAGGAGTTACCCGCCAAGATATAGAAGCGTGGAAAAAAACAGATGATTACGACCCTGAATATGACGGATTGTTAAATGCCATTTGGTCAGGCGTGTGCGAACTTTACGAGGGAGATTTTATTCCGGTTAGCGAAACTTCCGAAAATTGGCTTGATAGTCAACCTGCATTGTACAAAGAGGCGTATTTACTCGTAGAAGGATTAGATGATTATGACAAATACAACAAAATCCGAGCAGATTTTGAACAATGTATCATCGACGCTCTCAAAAAATGCGATGAAGAGGGTGTTTTTGGCAACAGAAAGGAAAACGGGTTGCTGCTTTTTGCTTTTTATAGCGATGATTATGACGAAAATGGCGAAGGGGCTCTATTGTATCGTTCTGCAGAAGCCTTGAACGACAAAAAAGGATTTGAAAACATCATAAAATAA
- a CDS encoding LIC11966 family surface protein, which produces MFGDLMKKMQEEMKKAMGDNFQMNIPEGLNQEGGWNEEEGVYYAKGSFDDEVEYNNEIVCITNVTLDNMEEMNEAMDDKDYARAEQVRLEWIKNIPNYIAQVNELGAYNGDDMLQKAAIKYFESFDFLMKNGYQKLIAMRLAGKRGTPEEQAQLKENNNLMQKFADKFNEVSDDFLEKHEDD; this is translated from the coding sequence ATGTTCGGAGATTTAATGAAAAAAATGCAAGAAGAAATGAAAAAGGCAATGGGTGATAACTTCCAAATGAACATCCCCGAGGGCTTGAACCAAGAAGGCGGATGGAACGAAGAAGAAGGTGTTTACTATGCCAAAGGTTCTTTTGATGACGAAGTGGAGTACAACAACGAAATCGTTTGTATTACCAACGTAACGCTTGACAATATGGAAGAGATGAACGAGGCAATGGACGACAAAGATTATGCCCGTGCCGAGCAGGTTCGTCTGGAATGGATTAAAAACATTCCAAACTACATCGCTCAGGTGAACGAATTAGGAGCGTACAACGGTGACGATATGCTACAAAAGGCTGCCATCAAGTACTTTGAGTCATTCGATTTCCTGATGAAAAACGGCTACCAAAAGCTCATCGCTATGCGTTTGGCAGGCAAAAGAGGCACTCCTGAGGAACAAGCTCAACTGAAAGAAAACAACAACTTGATGCAAAAGTTCGCCGATAAATTCAACGAAGTTAGCGATGACTTCCTTGAAAAACACGAAGACGACTAA
- a CDS encoding SMI1/KNR4 family protein: protein MDYSNQIARIKEKLQQAKEVDKKLEVFGARSHKYEIGSPLSKEKLKELEQKHQISLPECFRNFLLHVGNGGKKKKESGAAPFYGLYPIEQCIEESEDRFKFPCVVYPKISYEHWDNIITKLIDDEDISDEEYDREMDKAFGSLLTFGTQGCTYDTAIVLEGKYRGRIVNIDLDFQKPHFAFEENFLDWYERWLDEIISGEILYQTNGFSYQMGGSAEELLSIFENASEKEEKTDALLGLYCKKPPLSAAVLNKVEDYIQKEDTYFEYFVTILCISDFERAKKYFPQLAERNLLRFFQNIYWYSKDKKQDSRDLLPIILEKLPNITDEEIFRFCGYVLRETDLDYGEWIISFTENKDYKIRSSTLYMLGQLKNKEKYLDTFIKDLYDEEPSVVTEALRALNGIKNEALLPHYRQVANRFPKEDEDYVYCNLNHRLKEFGLTVNEILKMNF, encoded by the coding sequence ATGGATTACAGCAATCAAATAGCCAGAATCAAAGAAAAACTACAACAAGCCAAAGAAGTTGATAAAAAACTTGAAGTTTTTGGAGCAAGAAGTCATAAATATGAAATAGGTTCGCCTCTTTCTAAAGAAAAACTGAAGGAATTAGAACAAAAACATCAAATTTCATTGCCTGAATGCTTCCGAAATTTCCTTCTGCACGTCGGAAATGGTGGAAAAAAGAAAAAAGAAAGCGGTGCTGCTCCCTTCTACGGGCTGTATCCTATTGAACAATGCATTGAGGAGAGTGAAGACCGTTTCAAATTTCCGTGCGTTGTATATCCAAAGATAAGCTACGAACATTGGGATAACATAATCACGAAACTTATTGATGACGAAGACATTTCTGATGAAGAGTACGACCGTGAAATGGACAAAGCCTTTGGTTCGCTGCTCACTTTTGGCACGCAAGGCTGTACCTATGACACTGCCATCGTGCTGGAAGGTAAGTATCGCGGACGGATTGTAAATATTGACCTCGACTTTCAAAAACCGCACTTCGCTTTTGAGGAAAATTTCTTGGATTGGTACGAACGGTGGCTCGATGAGATAATTTCGGGCGAAATTTTGTATCAAACGAATGGATTTAGCTATCAAATGGGCGGAAGTGCCGAAGAATTGCTTTCCATTTTTGAAAATGCTTCTGAAAAAGAAGAAAAAACCGATGCCTTATTAGGACTTTATTGTAAAAAACCGCCTCTTTCTGCAGCTGTTTTAAATAAAGTTGAAGATTACATACAAAAGGAAGATACGTACTTTGAGTATTTTGTTACTATTTTATGTATTTCTGATTTTGAGCGAGCCAAAAAGTACTTTCCACAGCTTGCCGAGCGTAATTTATTACGATTTTTTCAGAATATTTATTGGTATTCCAAAGATAAGAAGCAAGACAGCCGAGATTTATTGCCAATCATTCTCGAAAAATTACCCAATATCACCGATGAAGAGATTTTCCGTTTCTGTGGCTATGTGTTGAGAGAAACGGACTTGGATTATGGCGAGTGGATTATCTCATTTACCGAAAACAAAGATTATAAAATTCGGTCATCTACCTTGTATATGTTGGGGCAGTTGAAAAACAAAGAAAAGTACTTGGATACTTTCATAAAAGATTTGTATGATGAAGAACCGTCTGTGGTAACCGAGGCACTACGAGCATTAAACGGCATCAAAAACGAGGCGTTGCTTCCGCATTACAGGCAAGTCGCCAATCGTTTCCCGAAAGAAGACGAAGATTATGTTTATTGCAACCTCAATCACCGACTGAAAGAATTTGGGCTAACTGTTAATGAAATTCTGAAAATGAATTTTTGA